A region of Aneurinibacillus sp. REN35 DNA encodes the following proteins:
- a CDS encoding isoprenyl transferase, whose amino-acid sequence MLDKLTRWMQKNEDNSLLGEYDLDPHNVPKHVAIIMDGNGRWAKKRALPRVAGHRAGMKTVKEITKAADELGVEVLTLYAFSTENWKRPAQEVEYLMRLPQEYLATELEELIERNVQVRMVGYEEDLPDYTLKAVTQARERTRENTGLILNFALNYGSRAEMVTAIQQIAQEVKAGTLNVEQIDEALFSSHLTTCGLPDPDLLIRTSGELRLSNFMLWQLAYSELWFSDVYWPDFSRKHFYEAMKAYQQRNRRYGALT is encoded by the coding sequence ATGCTTGATAAACTAACCAGGTGGATGCAAAAAAACGAAGACAATTCGCTGCTTGGCGAGTATGATCTAGATCCGCACAATGTGCCAAAACATGTGGCTATTATCATGGATGGAAACGGAAGATGGGCCAAAAAGCGTGCACTGCCGCGTGTGGCCGGACACCGTGCCGGTATGAAGACGGTCAAGGAGATTACGAAAGCAGCAGATGAATTGGGCGTAGAAGTATTAACGCTGTATGCTTTTTCAACAGAAAATTGGAAACGGCCTGCCCAAGAGGTTGAGTATTTGATGCGCCTGCCCCAAGAATATTTGGCGACAGAGTTGGAAGAGTTAATCGAGCGCAATGTACAAGTGCGCATGGTCGGCTATGAAGAAGATCTGCCGGATTATACGCTCAAAGCTGTCACACAAGCAAGAGAGAGAACGCGTGAGAATACTGGTCTAATCCTTAACTTTGCGCTTAATTACGGAAGTCGCGCAGAGATGGTGACAGCGATTCAGCAAATCGCACAGGAGGTCAAGGCCGGCACACTGAATGTGGAGCAAATCGATGAAGCGCTATTTAGTTCGCACCTGACTACATGCGGTCTGCCAGATCCGGACCTTCTCATTCGCACAAGCGGAGAGCTTCGACTGAGCAACTTTATGCTTTGGCAGCTCGCTTACAGTGAACTTTGGTTTAGCGATGTCTACTGGCCTGACTTTTCCCGCAAACATTTTTATGAAGCAATGAAAGCATATCAACAGCGGAACAGACGATATGGTGCACTAACATAA
- the frr gene encoding ribosome recycling factor, with protein MPKQVLKEAEERMDKAIASLKRELTTLRVGRATPSLLDRVTVEYYGSPVPVNQVANVSTPEPRLLVIQPWEKTMLGPIEKSILKSDLGLTPTNDGNVIRISIPALTEQRRMELVKLAKKEGEEAKVAVRNIRRDANDSIKKLEKNGDITEDDMKHNQDLVQKATDKHVAIIDQVIADKEKEIMEV; from the coding sequence ATGCCAAAGCAAGTGTTAAAAGAAGCCGAAGAGAGAATGGATAAAGCCATTGCTTCCTTAAAACGGGAACTTACTACGCTTCGTGTAGGCCGAGCCACTCCTTCTTTACTGGATCGGGTAACGGTTGAGTACTATGGCTCTCCGGTTCCGGTAAACCAAGTAGCGAATGTAAGTACGCCAGAACCTCGCCTGCTTGTGATTCAGCCATGGGAGAAGACGATGCTTGGTCCAATCGAAAAGTCGATTCTGAAGTCTGACCTTGGCTTAACACCGACAAATGACGGCAATGTCATTCGCATCTCGATCCCTGCGTTAACAGAGCAGCGCCGCATGGAGCTCGTTAAGCTGGCGAAAAAAGAGGGCGAAGAAGCAAAGGTAGCCGTTCGTAACATTCGCCGTGATGCAAATGACTCCATCAAAAAGCTGGAGAAAAATGGCGACATTACGGAAGATGATATGAAGCATAATCAAGATTTGGTACAAAAGGCGACAGATAAGCATGTTGCTATTATTGATCAAGTCATTGCTGATAAAGAAAAAGAAATCATGGAAGTGTAA
- the pyrH gene encoding UMP kinase, protein MPLPAYKRVVLKLSGEALAGNVGYGIDSDVIASISHQIKEIVELGVQVAIVVGGGNIWRGLAGSAKGIDRTTADYMGMLATVMNSLALQDGLERVGVPTRVQTSIEMRQVAEPYIRRKAVRHLEKNRVVIFAAGTGNPYFSTDTTAALRAAEIEAEVILMAKNKVDGVYSADPAIDPNAEKYENLTYLEVLNKGLGVMDSTASSLCMDNHLPLLVFSIMEEGNIKRAVMGEKIGTIVKGE, encoded by the coding sequence ATGCCACTTCCCGCGTATAAGCGTGTTGTATTGAAACTAAGTGGAGAGGCGCTTGCCGGTAACGTCGGATACGGCATCGACTCCGATGTCATTGCGTCGATCTCTCACCAAATTAAAGAGATTGTTGAGTTAGGTGTACAGGTAGCTATCGTCGTAGGCGGTGGAAACATTTGGCGGGGGTTGGCCGGAAGTGCAAAAGGAATCGACCGCACAACAGCTGATTACATGGGAATGTTAGCTACTGTTATGAACAGCCTGGCTCTACAGGACGGCCTAGAGCGTGTAGGCGTGCCAACACGCGTGCAAACATCGATTGAAATGCGGCAAGTTGCCGAACCTTACATACGAAGAAAAGCAGTACGTCATCTAGAGAAAAATCGTGTCGTGATTTTTGCTGCAGGAACAGGAAATCCGTACTTCTCTACGGATACAACAGCAGCGCTTCGCGCAGCGGAAATCGAAGCAGAAGTGATTCTAATGGCAAAAAATAAAGTGGACGGCGTATATTCAGCTGATCCAGCGATCGACCCGAATGCTGAAAAGTATGAAAACCTTACGTATCTAGAAGTGCTGAACAAAGGGTTGGGTGTAATGGACTCGACTGCATCTAGCTTATGTATGGATAACCATCTTCCGCTTCTTGTCTTCTCTATCATGGAAGAAGGTAATATTAAACGAGCCGTTATGGGCGAAAAAATTGGTACGATTGTGAAAGGAGAATAA
- the tsf gene encoding translation elongation factor Ts: MAISASMVKELRDKTGAGMMDCKKALQESNGDMEKAVDILREKGIAKAAKKSDRIAAEGLTAVSTEGNMGVIVEVNSETDFVAKNENFQNFVQEITEHLLSQRPANVDEALGQAFKGEGAALQEVLNEKISTIGENMNIRRFEILEKPDGNLFGHYLHMGGRIGVLIELANTTNEDLARDLAMQIAAAKPTYVKRDEVDASELDREREVLTAQALNEGKPENIVQKMVEGRLNKYYEEVCLVEQTFVKDSDKKVKDLLKANNTDVVRFVRYEVGEGIEKKVDNFAEEVMAQTKKQ, from the coding sequence ATGGCAATTAGTGCAAGCATGGTAAAAGAGCTGCGTGACAAAACAGGTGCAGGTATGATGGATTGTAAAAAAGCGCTGCAAGAATCCAATGGAGATATGGAAAAAGCGGTTGACATTCTTCGTGAAAAAGGTATCGCAAAAGCTGCGAAAAAATCAGACCGTATTGCTGCTGAAGGTCTGACAGCTGTTTCAACTGAAGGAAACATGGGTGTAATCGTAGAAGTGAACTCCGAAACAGATTTCGTAGCGAAAAACGAAAACTTCCAAAACTTCGTGCAAGAAATTACTGAGCATCTGCTAAGCCAGCGTCCGGCAAATGTAGATGAAGCGCTTGGACAAGCGTTCAAAGGCGAAGGTGCAGCGCTGCAAGAAGTGCTTAATGAGAAAATCTCAACAATCGGTGAGAACATGAACATCCGCCGCTTTGAAATCCTTGAGAAGCCGGATGGCAACCTGTTCGGTCATTACCTGCATATGGGCGGCCGTATCGGTGTTTTAATTGAGCTTGCCAATACTACAAATGAAGATCTGGCAAGAGATTTGGCTATGCAGATCGCTGCTGCTAAACCGACATATGTAAAACGTGATGAAGTAGATGCAAGCGAGCTAGATAGAGAGCGCGAAGTATTGACTGCTCAAGCATTAAATGAAGGCAAGCCAGAAAACATCGTACAAAAGATGGTAGAAGGCCGCTTGAACAAATATTACGAAGAAGTTTGCCTAGTTGAACAAACTTTCGTAAAAGATTCCGATAAAAAAGTAAAAGATTTACTAAAAGCAAACAACACAGATGTTGTACGTTTTGTTCGCTATGAAGTAGGCGAAGGTATTGAGAAAAAAGTCGACAACTTCGCTGAAGAAGTAATGGCGCAAACGAAAAAACAATAA
- the rpsB gene encoding 30S ribosomal protein S2 — protein MAVISMKQLLEAGVHFGHQTRRWNPKMSRYIFTERNGIYIIDLQKTVKKVEEAYNFVREVAASGGKILFVGTKKQAQESVAEEAQRCGMYYINQRWLGGTLTNFSTIQKRVARLHQLNQMENDGTFELLPKKEVILLRKEKERLEKFLGGISTMKGLPDAIFVIDPRKERIAVAEARKLGIPLVGIVDTNCDPDEIDYVIPGNDDAIRAVKLLTAKMADAVLEGNQGSGEEVAATV, from the coding sequence ATGGCAGTAATTTCTATGAAACAATTGCTGGAAGCAGGTGTGCACTTTGGTCACCAGACTCGTCGCTGGAACCCGAAGATGTCCCGCTATATCTTCACCGAACGTAACGGAATTTATATTATTGATTTGCAAAAAACAGTGAAAAAAGTTGAGGAAGCTTATAACTTCGTTCGCGAAGTAGCGGCTTCTGGCGGTAAAATCCTGTTTGTAGGTACGAAAAAACAAGCGCAAGAGTCTGTAGCTGAAGAAGCTCAGCGTTGCGGCATGTACTATATCAACCAACGTTGGTTGGGTGGTACGCTGACTAACTTTTCTACCATCCAAAAACGTGTAGCACGTCTTCATCAATTGAATCAAATGGAGAATGACGGTACATTTGAACTTCTTCCTAAGAAAGAAGTTATCTTGCTTCGCAAAGAAAAAGAACGTCTGGAGAAATTCTTGGGCGGTATCAGCACAATGAAGGGTCTGCCGGATGCGATTTTCGTAATCGATCCTCGCAAAGAGCGTATCGCTGTTGCGGAAGCTCGCAAACTTGGTATCCCACTCGTAGGTATCGTTGATACAAACTGCGATCCGGACGAAATCGATTATGTAATTCCGGGTAATGATGATGCGATCCGTGCTGTGAAACTTCTGACAGCAAAAATGGCGGATGCGGTTCTTGAAGGAAACCAAGGTTCCGGAGAAGAAGTCGCAGCGACTGTATAA
- a CDS encoding DUF6115 domain-containing protein, which translates to MTEIWLSALTIVVLLLVLRAVNKNDNRHSSQEKKMEETLHELMADFEQENKELTRTTAQIKRMVDLELTGMKEELAALRKQTEELAHKQEEVMKRMTEREHAQGETPRGKAPSVPPLPSFLKDEYKEIPELYAQGMPVSDIARKLGIGNGEVEMVIQLLKKQGMPSVK; encoded by the coding sequence ATGACAGAAATCTGGCTTTCAGCCCTTACCATTGTTGTTTTATTGCTTGTATTACGTGCAGTCAATAAAAATGACAACAGACATTCTTCCCAAGAGAAGAAGATGGAAGAGACGCTCCATGAACTAATGGCAGACTTTGAGCAGGAAAATAAGGAACTTACGCGTACTACAGCACAAATTAAACGCATGGTTGACCTTGAATTGACCGGTATGAAGGAAGAGTTGGCCGCTCTTCGAAAGCAAACAGAAGAGTTGGCACATAAGCAGGAAGAAGTGATGAAGCGGATGACGGAACGTGAACATGCCCAGGGAGAAACGCCTCGTGGGAAAGCTCCTTCTGTACCTCCGCTTCCTTCCTTTCTTAAAGATGAGTATAAAGAGATCCCAGAATTGTACGCACAGGGAATGCCTGTCTCTGATATCGCGCGTAAATTAGGTATCGGAAACGGAGAAGTCGAGATGGTCATTCAACTGTTAAAAAAACAGGGCATGCCATCTGTAAAATAA
- a CDS encoding DUF342 domain-containing protein, protein MEESERKTEQASPLKTLADIVKIRITRDKMQATMELLFEEEIKVTLEELTDIINKNGVIFGINEELLRQVVMNPFMFAKESLLIAEGTPPVTGQAGYIEYVVRPSEKKGPKEREDGSVDYYNVLQLLNVTKGQLLAKKISPTKGQPGKNVSGDVVAAKDGKEARFKIGKNVLLDQEKNNVYAAIDGQVSITEKGKINVLSVFEVKEDVDFSVGNIDFIGNVVIHGNVHPGFSIKAGGDIRIAGSVESATLEAKGTIEIRGGIIGQHKGSVQAGVDVKTGFVQNAVVKAENDIIVSQVIMHSQVSAGRDIICKATKGLIVGGTAQAGEKVVAKIIGNMTNTPTTIEVGANPKLRDEWSKLKAELKEHVDSIEKSDQGLRFIDQLAMQGKITADKRAMQIKFTNTKLLAEKKHAQAKERIQEIEQKINAMEKARVECWSVMYSGTKLVFGNAIRFIKENHSKAAFVLGEDGHITSTLL, encoded by the coding sequence ATGGAGGAATCAGAAAGAAAGACAGAGCAGGCTTCTCCTTTGAAAACGTTAGCCGATATAGTAAAAATCCGAATTACTCGAGATAAAATGCAGGCGACAATGGAGCTGCTTTTTGAAGAGGAAATAAAAGTCACATTAGAAGAGCTAACGGATATCATAAACAAAAATGGCGTAATATTTGGAATTAATGAGGAACTGCTTCGCCAAGTTGTGATGAATCCATTTATGTTTGCAAAAGAATCGCTGCTTATTGCCGAGGGAACGCCACCGGTGACCGGTCAGGCTGGATACATTGAGTATGTGGTACGACCTTCTGAGAAGAAGGGGCCAAAGGAGCGAGAGGATGGTAGTGTTGACTACTATAATGTTCTTCAGCTTCTAAATGTAACAAAAGGCCAATTGCTTGCCAAGAAGATCTCTCCGACCAAAGGTCAGCCTGGGAAAAATGTAAGCGGAGATGTGGTAGCAGCCAAAGACGGAAAAGAAGCGCGCTTCAAAATCGGAAAAAATGTATTGTTAGACCAAGAGAAAAATAATGTGTATGCTGCAATTGATGGTCAAGTCTCCATTACTGAAAAGGGGAAAATCAACGTACTTTCTGTTTTTGAAGTGAAGGAAGATGTGGATTTTTCAGTGGGGAACATTGATTTTATCGGTAATGTCGTAATACATGGAAATGTGCATCCTGGTTTTTCGATTAAAGCAGGAGGCGATATTCGCATTGCCGGTAGCGTGGAAAGCGCTACACTAGAAGCAAAAGGCACGATTGAGATTAGAGGCGGAATCATCGGCCAGCATAAAGGAAGTGTGCAGGCCGGTGTGGACGTGAAGACAGGTTTTGTTCAAAATGCTGTGGTAAAAGCTGAAAATGATATCATTGTATCGCAAGTGATTATGCACAGCCAGGTTAGCGCAGGTCGGGATATTATTTGTAAGGCGACAAAAGGACTCATTGTAGGTGGGACGGCACAGGCCGGTGAAAAAGTGGTGGCCAAAATCATTGGTAATATGACGAATACGCCAACAACGATTGAGGTAGGCGCTAATCCAAAGCTGCGCGATGAATGGAGCAAGTTAAAAGCGGAGCTAAAAGAACATGTGGATTCAATTGAAAAGTCGGATCAGGGCCTGCGTTTTATAGACCAGCTTGCCATGCAGGGAAAGATAACGGCTGATAAAAGAGCGATGCAGATCAAATTTACGAACACAAAGCTATTGGCAGAAAAAAAGCATGCACAGGCCAAAGAGAGAATACAGGAAATTGAACAAAAGATAAATGCGATGGAAAAAGCCCGTGTCGAATGCTGGAGCGTGATGTATAGCGGCACCAAGCTGGTATTTGGCAATGCGATTCGTTTTATTAAGGAAAATCATAGCAAGGCAGCCTTCGTCCTTGGCGAAGATGGTCATATAACCTCCACATTACTGTAA
- a CDS encoding FliA/WhiG family RNA polymerase sigma factor → MARKPKKQLDIEKWKRWRENGDRQAEIELIEQYLPLVNYVAGRLAIGLPDMVAKDDLISFGRFGLLDALKKFDYNRGLQFETYGMWRIRGAIIDGLRENDVLPRSIRDKAKKIEEAYTQLEQQNLRAATDEEVSRHLGISVQELNQTMQDVSFASVYSLDEPIQDEDDQKHSRQSIIMDEHAEKPETALHKDQQRHILAEAIERLPPKERTIVSLFYYEECSLTEIAEIMELSASRISQLHSKAIFRMRGALTRSKDYLLNE, encoded by the coding sequence GTGGCGCGAAAACCGAAAAAACAACTTGACATAGAGAAGTGGAAACGCTGGCGGGAGAATGGAGATCGGCAGGCTGAAATTGAGCTGATTGAACAGTATCTTCCGCTGGTTAACTATGTAGCCGGTCGCTTAGCGATTGGACTGCCGGATATGGTAGCGAAGGATGACCTGATCAGTTTTGGAAGATTTGGTCTGTTGGATGCTTTGAAAAAGTTTGATTACAATCGTGGTCTTCAGTTTGAAACGTATGGAATGTGGAGGATTCGCGGCGCAATTATCGATGGATTGCGCGAAAACGATGTACTTCCTCGTTCCATTCGTGACAAAGCAAAAAAAATTGAAGAAGCATACACACAGCTTGAACAGCAGAACTTACGCGCAGCTACAGATGAAGAGGTAAGCAGGCATTTAGGCATCTCTGTTCAGGAATTAAATCAGACTATGCAGGATGTGTCTTTCGCTTCCGTCTACTCTCTTGACGAACCAATACAAGATGAAGATGATCAAAAGCACTCGCGTCAATCAATTATTATGGATGAGCATGCGGAAAAGCCGGAAACTGCCTTGCATAAAGATCAACAAAGACATATTTTAGCTGAGGCTATTGAACGCTTACCGCCAAAAGAGCGAACGATTGTATCCCTGTTTTATTATGAAGAATGTTCACTGACCGAAATTGCTGAAATTATGGAACTATCTGCTTCCCGTATTTCTCAACTGCACTCCAAAGCCATTTTTCGAATGCGCGGAGCGCTTACAAGGTCGAAAGATTATTTATTAAACGAGTAA
- a CDS encoding chemotaxis protein CheD: MNIVKVGMADLNIAKSPDRIRTTGLGSCVGVVLFDNYNKIGGMAHVMLPDSSLSKGVLNIAKYANTAIPKLIEEMEKAGANRRKLVAKLAGGAQMFAFSSTSDAMRIGPRNVEACKQMLHAAHIPILAEDTGGNCGRTIELDSGTGILNIRTVNQGVKEL, from the coding sequence ATGAACATTGTGAAAGTAGGTATGGCAGATCTCAATATTGCAAAATCTCCTGACCGAATTCGTACAACAGGCTTAGGCTCTTGCGTAGGCGTTGTATTGTTTGACAATTATAATAAAATAGGTGGAATGGCACACGTTATGCTGCCTGATTCTTCACTAAGTAAAGGGGTATTAAATATTGCAAAGTATGCAAATACAGCCATCCCTAAGCTGATTGAAGAGATGGAGAAGGCAGGCGCGAACCGCAGAAAGCTGGTTGCTAAATTGGCAGGTGGTGCGCAAATGTTCGCTTTTTCTTCCACGAGTGATGCGATGCGGATCGGACCTCGAAACGTTGAGGCGTGTAAACAAATGCTGCACGCAGCACATATTCCAATTCTTGCCGAGGATACAGGAGGAAATTGCGGCCGCACTATCGAATTAGATAGTGGTACGGGCATTTTAAATATTCGAACGGTAAACCAAGGGGTAAAGGAATTGTAA
- a CDS encoding chemotaxis protein CheC, with amino-acid sequence MMKFEQFGDFQLDVLREIGNIGAGNAATALSRLISKEIDMTVPQVKIIPFDEIADVVGGVESLVVCVFLRMMGDIPGNMFFIISVDSAKNLLQELMGITMQDETAFNEMELSALNEIGNILTGSYLSSLADFTKLNMQPSVPAVAIDMAGAILSYGLLEFGHNGDFALTIDTAFFQGNEKISGHFFLLPDPEALPQLFHALGVPLE; translated from the coding sequence ATGATGAAGTTTGAACAATTCGGTGATTTTCAGCTCGATGTCCTGCGGGAGATCGGAAATATTGGAGCGGGGAATGCGGCGACCGCTCTTTCTAGGTTAATTTCAAAAGAAATTGATATGACGGTTCCTCAAGTCAAAATCATTCCATTTGATGAAATTGCAGATGTCGTAGGTGGGGTGGAGTCTCTTGTTGTATGTGTGTTTCTTAGAATGATGGGAGACATTCCGGGAAATATGTTTTTTATCATTTCCGTAGATTCGGCAAAGAATTTACTGCAAGAGCTGATGGGGATTACCATGCAGGATGAAACAGCATTTAACGAAATGGAACTGTCCGCTCTCAATGAAATCGGGAACATCTTGACAGGTTCATATCTGTCTTCGCTGGCTGACTTTACAAAATTAAATATGCAGCCATCAGTGCCAGCGGTTGCGATTGATATGGCAGGTGCTATTTTGTCATATGGATTGTTAGAGTTTGGTCATAATGGAGATTTTGCCTTAACCATCGATACAGCGTTTTTTCAGGGAAATGAGAAGATTTCCGGTCACTTCTTCCTTCTTCCTGATCCCGAAGCACTTCCCCAGCTGTTTCATGCATTAGGGGTTCCACTAGAATGA
- a CDS encoding chemotaxis protein CheW, whose product MLDHKDIVDEIKVIVFRLKDEEYGVDVNQVKSIERLEPITRVPRTPHFIKGVINMRGIVTPIVDLRHRFGIEEAAYNEATRVIIVAVDEIEVGLIVDSANDVIDIPINAIEPPPEVVGGIEAVYLRGVAKLDRRLLILLNLDKVLNTDEIKQLENIEA is encoded by the coding sequence GTGTTGGATCATAAAGATATTGTAGATGAGATTAAAGTCATCGTGTTTCGCCTAAAAGATGAAGAGTATGGAGTAGATGTGAACCAAGTAAAGTCGATCGAGCGGCTTGAGCCTATTACCCGCGTACCGCGTACGCCACACTTCATCAAAGGTGTCATCAATATGCGGGGCATTGTCACGCCCATTGTAGATTTGCGTCATCGTTTTGGTATCGAGGAAGCGGCATATAACGAAGCCACCCGGGTGATTATCGTTGCTGTGGATGAGATTGAAGTTGGTTTGATCGTGGATTCGGCCAACGATGTCATCGATATTCCGATTAATGCTATTGAACCGCCCCCTGAAGTGGTAGGAGGAATTGAAGCGGTCTACCTGCGTGGTGTGGCAAAATTAGATCGCCGACTATTGATTTTGCTTAATCTTGATAAAGTGTTAAATACAGATGAGATTAAACAATTAGAAAACATTGAGGCATAA
- a CDS encoding chemotaxis protein CheW, with the protein MEMNQYLDMFIEESKEHIQAVNDNLLVLENDPENVDLINEIFRSAHTLKGMAATMGFEDMAALTHEMENVLDQARNHKLVINTDIMDVIFKCVDLLENMLYSIAGGGDGKEDVSHVVAALKAILKGELPVSVPQTNASAGEETAAAVAAVEVSPPRASQYQLDEYELTVIEQSIESGYHAYWIKTSIKDDCVLKAARAYMVYDNLESLGEIIKTTPSVEELEEEKFEKSFEIVLISKESSEKVEHTVLNVSEIEAVEIQEIKPASHRQAVAQEADKLVASQTKAQEKPAEIKAVKEEKSAPQAQVAKKNTAGKTIRVDIERLDVLMNLFSELVIDRGRLEQLARESGQSALMETVEHMSRISGDLQNIILTMRMVPVEQVFNRFPRMVRDLAKDLNKKINLEIIGAETELDRTVIDEIGDPLVHLLRNSLDHGVESAEERLAAGKPEEGLVQLKAYHSGNHVFIEVRDDGKGINREKVLKKALERGILTEQGASALSNKQIDELLFASGLSTADKISDVSGRGVGLDVVKTKIESLGGACGVDSTPGAGTTFLIQLPLTLSIISAMLVQVEGEKFAVPLSSIIETAVFSPEDIMHAHQQDVIDFRGRIVPLVSLKSIFGIPDDGVKKDEEISVVIVRKGDKMAGLVVDSFIGQQEIVLKSLGKYLANVFAISGATILGDGQVALIIDCNALIK; encoded by the coding sequence ATGGAAATGAATCAATATTTGGATATGTTTATCGAAGAATCCAAAGAGCATATCCAAGCTGTAAACGATAATTTACTTGTGCTAGAGAACGATCCGGAGAATGTGGATCTAATTAATGAAATTTTCCGTTCCGCTCATACCTTAAAAGGGATGGCGGCTACAATGGGATTTGAAGATATGGCGGCGCTGACGCATGAGATGGAGAATGTGCTTGATCAAGCGCGCAATCATAAGCTTGTCATCAATACAGATATTATGGATGTTATCTTCAAGTGCGTAGACTTGCTTGAGAATATGCTGTATTCCATTGCCGGCGGCGGCGACGGAAAAGAAGACGTAAGTCATGTTGTCGCGGCACTGAAAGCCATTCTAAAGGGAGAGCTGCCTGTTTCTGTACCGCAGACAAATGCTAGCGCTGGAGAAGAGACGGCTGCGGCTGTTGCAGCGGTGGAAGTATCTCCTCCTAGGGCAAGTCAATATCAGCTCGATGAATATGAACTGACAGTGATTGAGCAATCCATTGAGTCCGGTTATCATGCGTATTGGATTAAGACTTCAATAAAGGATGACTGCGTATTAAAGGCTGCGCGTGCCTATATGGTGTATGACAACCTTGAATCGCTTGGCGAGATCATAAAAACAACACCATCGGTAGAAGAACTAGAGGAAGAAAAGTTTGAAAAGTCATTTGAGATCGTCTTGATTAGCAAAGAATCCAGTGAAAAAGTAGAGCATACTGTTTTGAATGTTTCAGAAATCGAAGCGGTAGAAATTCAAGAAATTAAACCGGCTTCTCATCGCCAAGCGGTGGCCCAGGAAGCGGACAAACTGGTAGCTTCACAGACAAAAGCTCAAGAAAAGCCAGCGGAAATCAAGGCTGTCAAAGAAGAGAAAAGTGCGCCGCAGGCACAGGTGGCCAAGAAAAACACCGCAGGGAAAACCATTCGGGTTGATATTGAGCGCCTTGATGTCCTGATGAATCTATTTAGTGAACTTGTCATCGATCGTGGTCGCTTGGAGCAGTTGGCGCGTGAATCCGGTCAGAGTGCTCTAATGGAAACAGTAGAGCATATGAGTCGTATTAGCGGTGATTTGCAAAATATCATCTTAACGATGCGCATGGTACCAGTGGAGCAGGTGTTTAATCGCTTTCCGCGCATGGTACGTGACCTGGCAAAAGATTTAAACAAGAAAATTAACTTAGAGATCATCGGAGCGGAGACGGAATTAGACCGGACTGTTATTGATGAGATTGGCGACCCGCTTGTTCACTTGCTGCGCAACTCGCTTGACCATGGTGTAGAATCGGCCGAAGAGCGCTTAGCGGCTGGAAAGCCAGAAGAAGGGCTTGTACAGTTGAAAGCATACCACAGCGGAAATCATGTATTTATTGAAGTTCGTGATGACGGTAAAGGTATTAACCGTGAAAAGGTGCTCAAAAAAGCGTTAGAACGAGGTATTCTGACAGAGCAGGGAGCAAGTGCGCTTTCGAATAAACAGATTGACGAGCTGCTTTTTGCCTCCGGCTTGAGCACTGCTGATAAGATTTCCGATGTGTCAGGCCGTGGCGTTGGCCTTGATGTTGTAAAAACTAAGATTGAATCACTAGGCGGTGCTTGCGGTGTCGATTCGACCCCGGGTGCTGGCACAACGTTCTTGATCCAATTGCCGCTTACACTATCCATTATCTCAGCTATGCTTGTTCAGGTGGAAGGTGAGAAATTTGCTGTTCCGCTCAGCTCAATTATTGAGACTGCTGTCTTCTCGCCAGAAGATATTATGCACGCACATCAGCAGGACGTAATCGATTTTCGCGGCCGTATCGTTCCGCTGGTTTCACTGAAATCCATTTTTGGCATTCCAGATGATGGTGTGAAAAAAGATGAGGAAATCTCAGTCGTGATTGTGCGCAAGGGCGATAAAATGGCAGGGCTTGTGGTGGATTCCTTTATAGGCCAGCAGGAAATTGTCTTAAAGTCGCTGGGCAAATATCTTGCAAACGTATTTGCGATTTCTGGAGCTACAATTCTTGGTGATGGTCAAGTTGCGCTGATTATTGATTGCAATGCGCTAATTAAGTAA